A genomic window from Canis lupus dingo isolate Sandy chromosome 13, ASM325472v2, whole genome shotgun sequence includes:
- the FAM83H gene encoding protein FAM83H isoform X1 — MYGIRRILTAAFIVEAPGPDMARRSQSSSQGDNPLAPGYLPPHYKEYYRLAVDALAEGGPEAYSRFLASEGAPAFLCPEELEHVSRHLRPPQHVAREPPDGSPPNVDMDGSSGTYWPMNSDQAVPELDLGWPLTFGFQGTEVTTLVQPPPPDSPSIKDEARRMIRSAQQVVAVVMDMFTDVDLLGEVLEAAARRVPVYILLDEMNAQHFLDMADKCRVNLHHVDFLRVRTVAGPTYYCRTGKSFKGHVKEKFLLVDCAVVMSGSYSFMWSFEKIHRSLAHVFQGELVSSFDEEFRILFAQSEPLVPSAGALARMDAYTLAPYTGAGPLMGAPTPFSFPKRAHLLFPPPREEGLGFPSFLDPDRHFLSAFRREEPMRMPGGALEPHAGLRPLARRLDAEAGAGGELAGPRAFFQARHLEMDAFKRHSFAAADGSGAVENFAAARQVSRQTFLSHGDDLRFQTSHFQRDQLYQQHYQWEPQLAPARPQGLFEKLRAGRPGFTEHDDLALGLGPRFPELGPDGHQRLDYVPSSASREVRHGSDPAPGPAPRGLEPSGALRANLGQRFPCQAAARPGPEAAPDTEQERRGGPEGRAGLRHWRLASYLSGCHGDDAGDEGLPAPMDAEAYEDDVLGCAGRPSPGDLLPSATRVPAAFPAKGLEPCSGRGDSPERETLEEAGLAKQDSFRSRLNPLIQRSSRLRSSLIFSASPAEGAGGAPAAATERAQLLHKEQAVSETLGPGGEATRSATSTKVAELLEKYKGPARDAGAVGAAVAVASHSKAVVSQAWREEVVAPGGGSERRSLESCLLDLRDSFAQRLHQEAERQPGAATLTATQLLDTLGRGGTDRLPSRFLSAQGRPGSPQGRDSPPPEGPRQAPHPEPKGSPASAYPERKGSPTSAFPERRASPVPPVPERRASPVPPVPERRASLTLTFAEESAKTGTAEESAGGPMEVLRKGSLRLRQLLSPKGERRAEEDGGFPAPQENGQPESPRRPSLGRADSTEAAAAADERGPRARTASATANALYSSNLRDDTKAILEQISAHGQKHRAVPAPAPGLAHSSPELGRSPTAGGLAPDMSDKDKCSAIFRSDSLGTQGRLSRTLPASAEDRDRLLRRMESMRKEKRVYSRFEVFCKKEEAGGPGAGEGPAEEDTRDSKVGKFMPKILGTFKSKK; from the exons ATGTATGGTATCAGGCGAATCCTGACGGCTGCATTTATAGTGGAG gccCCTGGCCCCGACATGGCCCGCCGCTCCCAGAGCTCCTCGCAGGGGGACAACCCACTGGCACCTGGGTACCTGCCACCTCACTACAAAGAGTATTACCGCCTGGCAGTAGATGCCCTGGCCGAGGGAGGCCCGGAGGCCTACAGCCGCTTCCTGGCGTCTGAGGGGGCACCTGCCTTCCTGTGCCCTGAGGAGCTGGAGCACGTGAGCCGCCACTTGCGGCCCCCGCAGCATGTTGCTCGCGAGCCCCCTGATGGCAGCCCTCCCAACGTGGACATGGATGGCTCCTCAGGCACCTACTGGCCCATGAACTCAGACCAGGCGGTGCCCGAGCTTGACCTAGGCTGGCCCCTGACCTTCGGCTTCCAGGGCACCGAAGTTActacactggtgcagccaccacCGCCCGACAGCCCCAGCATCAAGGATGAGGCTCGGAGGATGATCCGCTCTGCCCAGCAG GTGGTGGCCGTGGTGATGGACATGTTCACCGACGTGGACCTGCTTGGTGAAGTGCTGGAGGCAGCCGCCCGCCGAGTCCCGGTCTACATCCTCCTGGATGAGATGAACGCCCAGCACTTCCTGGACATGGCTGACAAGTGCCGCGTCAACCTGCACCACGTGGAT TTCCTGCGCGTGCGCACTGTGGCAGGCCCCACCTACTACTGCCGGACGGGGAAGTCCTTCAAGGGCCACGTGAAGGAGAAGTTTCTGCTGGTGGACTGCGCGGTGGTGATGAGCGGGAGCTACAG CTTCATGTGGTCCTTCGAGAAGATCCACCGCAGCCTGGCGCACGTGTTCCAGGGCGAGCTGGTCTCCAGCTTCGATGAGGAGTTCCGCATCCTGTTCGCGCAGTCCGAGCCTCTGGTGCCCTCAGCCGGGGCGCTGGCCCGCATGGACGCTTACACCCTGGCCCCGTACACGGGAGCGGGGCCCCTTATGGGTGCGCCGacccccttctccttccccaaacGGGCGCACCTCCTGTTCCCACCGCCTCGGGAGGAGGGCCTGGGATTCCCCTCTTTCCTCGACCCTGACCGCCACTTCCTGTCGGCCTTCCGCCGGGAGGAGCCCATGCGGATGCCCGGCGGAGCCCTGGAGCCGCACGCGGGGCTGCGGCCTCTGGCGCGGCGGCTGGACGCcgaggcgggcgcggggggcgagCTCGCCGGCCCGCGGGCCTTCTTCCAGGCCCGGCACCTGGAGATGGACGCCTTCAAGCGGCACAGCTTCGCAGCCGCCGACGGCTCGGGCGCCGTGGAGAACTTCGCGGCCGCTCGGCAGGTGTCGCGGCAGACGTTCCTCAGCCACGGCGACGACCTGCGCTTTCAGACCAGCCACTTCCAACGAGACCAGCTGTACCAGCAGCACTACCAGTGGGAGCCGCAGCTTGCGCCCGCGCGCCCGCAGGGCCTGTTCGAGAAGCTGCGTGCCGGCCGCCCGGGCTTCACCGAGCACGACGACTTGGCCCTGGGGCTCGGGCCGCGCTTCCCCGAGCTCGGCCCCGACGGACACCAGCGGCTGGACTACGTGCCGTCCAGCGCCTCACGCGAGGTGCGCCACGGCTCGgaccccgccccgggccccgcgccccgcggcctgGAGCCCAGCGGGGCCCTGCGCGCCAACCTGGGCCAGCGCTTCCCGTGCCAGGCGGCGGCGAGGCCGGGTCCCGAGGCGGCGCCCGACACGGAGCAGGAGCGCAGGGGCGGGCCcgaggggcgggcggggctgcGGCACTGGCGCCTCGCCTCCTACCTGAGCGGCTGCCATGGCGACGACGCGGGCGACGAGGGCCTGCCCGCGCCCATGGACGCCGAGGCATACGAGGACGACGTGCTGGGCTGCGCCGGCCGGCCAAGTCCCGGGGACCTGCTGCCCTCAGCCACCCGCGTGCCCGCGGCATTCCCGGCCAAGGGCCTGGAGCCCTGCTCCGGCCGCGGGGACAGCCCCGAGCGCGAGAcgctggaggaggcagggctggccaAGCAGGACTCCTTCCGCTCGCGCCTGAACCCGCTGATCCAGCGCAGCTCGCGCCTGCGCTCCTCCCTGATCTTCAGCGCCTCGCCGGCCGAGGGCGCGGGTGGGGCTCCAGCAGCCGCCACCGAGAGGGCGCAGCTGCTGCACAAGGAGCAGGCGGTCAGCGAGACGCTGGGTCCCGGGGGCGAGGCCACGCGCTCCGCCACTTCCACCAAGGTGGCCGAGCTCCTGGAGAAGTACAAGGGCCCCGCGCGAGATGCGGGAGCGGTGGGGGCCGCGGTCGCGGTCGCCAGCCACAGCAAGGCTGTTGTGTCCCAGGCGTGGCGGGAGGAGGTGGTGGCGCCGGGTGGGGGAAGCGAGCGCCGCAGCCTGGAGAGCTGCCTGCTGGACCTGCGCGACTCCTTTGCCCAGCGGCTGCACCAGGAGGCCGAGAGGCAGCCGGGGGCCGCCACGCTGACTGCCACGCAGCTGCTGGACACGCTGGGCCGCGGCGGCACCGACCGGCTGCCCTCCCGCTTCCTCTCCGCCCAGGGCCGCCCCGGTTCCCCACAAGGGCGGGACAGCCCCCCCCCAGAGGGGCCGCGCCAGGCACCTCACCCTGAGCCCAAGGGGAGCCCCGCCTCTGCCTACCCGGAGCGGAAAGGGAGCCCCACCTCGGCCTTCCCGGAGCGCCGGGCCAGCCCGGTGCCCCCCGTGCCCGAGCGCCGGGCCAGCCCAGTGCCCCCCGTGCCCGAGCGCCGGGCCAGCCTCACCCTTACCTTCGCCGAGGAGTCCGCCAAGACCGGCACCGCGGAGGAGTCGGCGGGCGGCCCCATGGAGGTGCTGCGCAAGGGCTCCCTGCGCCTCCGCCAGCTGCTGAGCCCCAAGGGGGAGCGGCGCGCAGAGGAAGACGGCGGCTTCCCGGCGCCGCAGGAGAACGGGCAGCCCGAGAGCCCCCGGCGGCCGTCGCTGGGCCGGGCCGACAGCACCGAGGCTGCTGCCGCTGCGGACGAGCGGGGCCCGCGGGCGCGCACGGCCTCTGCCACAGCCAACGCCTTGTACAGCAGCAACCTGCGGGATGACACGAAAGCCATTCTGGAGCAGATCAGCGCCCACGGCCAGAAACACCGCGCGgtcccggcccccgccccgggcctggCTCACAGCAGCCCTGAACTGGGCCGATCCCCCACCGCTGGCGGCCTGGCCCCTGACATGTCCGACAAGGACAAATGCTCTGCCATCTTCCGCTCGGACAGCCTGGGGACGCAGGGGAGGCTGAGCCGCACCCTGCCCGCCAGCGCTGAGGACCGCGACCGGCTGCTGCGCCGCATGGAGAGTATGCGCAAGGAGAAGCGCGTCTACAGCCGCTTCGAGGTCTTCTGCAAAAAGGAAGAGGCCGGAGGcccgggggcaggggagggcccaGCAGAGGAGGACACCAGGGACAGCAAGGTGGGCAAGTTCATGCCCAAGATCCTGGGCACCTTCAAAAGCAAGAAGTGA
- the FAM83H gene encoding protein FAM83H isoform X2 yields the protein MARRSQSSSQGDNPLAPGYLPPHYKEYYRLAVDALAEGGPEAYSRFLASEGAPAFLCPEELEHVSRHLRPPQHVAREPPDGSPPNVDMDGSSGTYWPMNSDQAVPELDLGWPLTFGFQGTEVTTLVQPPPPDSPSIKDEARRMIRSAQQVVAVVMDMFTDVDLLGEVLEAAARRVPVYILLDEMNAQHFLDMADKCRVNLHHVDFLRVRTVAGPTYYCRTGKSFKGHVKEKFLLVDCAVVMSGSYSFMWSFEKIHRSLAHVFQGELVSSFDEEFRILFAQSEPLVPSAGALARMDAYTLAPYTGAGPLMGAPTPFSFPKRAHLLFPPPREEGLGFPSFLDPDRHFLSAFRREEPMRMPGGALEPHAGLRPLARRLDAEAGAGGELAGPRAFFQARHLEMDAFKRHSFAAADGSGAVENFAAARQVSRQTFLSHGDDLRFQTSHFQRDQLYQQHYQWEPQLAPARPQGLFEKLRAGRPGFTEHDDLALGLGPRFPELGPDGHQRLDYVPSSASREVRHGSDPAPGPAPRGLEPSGALRANLGQRFPCQAAARPGPEAAPDTEQERRGGPEGRAGLRHWRLASYLSGCHGDDAGDEGLPAPMDAEAYEDDVLGCAGRPSPGDLLPSATRVPAAFPAKGLEPCSGRGDSPERETLEEAGLAKQDSFRSRLNPLIQRSSRLRSSLIFSASPAEGAGGAPAAATERAQLLHKEQAVSETLGPGGEATRSATSTKVAELLEKYKGPARDAGAVGAAVAVASHSKAVVSQAWREEVVAPGGGSERRSLESCLLDLRDSFAQRLHQEAERQPGAATLTATQLLDTLGRGGTDRLPSRFLSAQGRPGSPQGRDSPPPEGPRQAPHPEPKGSPASAYPERKGSPTSAFPERRASPVPPVPERRASPVPPVPERRASLTLTFAEESAKTGTAEESAGGPMEVLRKGSLRLRQLLSPKGERRAEEDGGFPAPQENGQPESPRRPSLGRADSTEAAAAADERGPRARTASATANALYSSNLRDDTKAILEQISAHGQKHRAVPAPAPGLAHSSPELGRSPTAGGLAPDMSDKDKCSAIFRSDSLGTQGRLSRTLPASAEDRDRLLRRMESMRKEKRVYSRFEVFCKKEEAGGPGAGEGPAEEDTRDSKVGKFMPKILGTFKSKK from the exons ATGGCCCGCCGCTCCCAGAGCTCCTCGCAGGGGGACAACCCACTGGCACCTGGGTACCTGCCACCTCACTACAAAGAGTATTACCGCCTGGCAGTAGATGCCCTGGCCGAGGGAGGCCCGGAGGCCTACAGCCGCTTCCTGGCGTCTGAGGGGGCACCTGCCTTCCTGTGCCCTGAGGAGCTGGAGCACGTGAGCCGCCACTTGCGGCCCCCGCAGCATGTTGCTCGCGAGCCCCCTGATGGCAGCCCTCCCAACGTGGACATGGATGGCTCCTCAGGCACCTACTGGCCCATGAACTCAGACCAGGCGGTGCCCGAGCTTGACCTAGGCTGGCCCCTGACCTTCGGCTTCCAGGGCACCGAAGTTActacactggtgcagccaccacCGCCCGACAGCCCCAGCATCAAGGATGAGGCTCGGAGGATGATCCGCTCTGCCCAGCAG GTGGTGGCCGTGGTGATGGACATGTTCACCGACGTGGACCTGCTTGGTGAAGTGCTGGAGGCAGCCGCCCGCCGAGTCCCGGTCTACATCCTCCTGGATGAGATGAACGCCCAGCACTTCCTGGACATGGCTGACAAGTGCCGCGTCAACCTGCACCACGTGGAT TTCCTGCGCGTGCGCACTGTGGCAGGCCCCACCTACTACTGCCGGACGGGGAAGTCCTTCAAGGGCCACGTGAAGGAGAAGTTTCTGCTGGTGGACTGCGCGGTGGTGATGAGCGGGAGCTACAG CTTCATGTGGTCCTTCGAGAAGATCCACCGCAGCCTGGCGCACGTGTTCCAGGGCGAGCTGGTCTCCAGCTTCGATGAGGAGTTCCGCATCCTGTTCGCGCAGTCCGAGCCTCTGGTGCCCTCAGCCGGGGCGCTGGCCCGCATGGACGCTTACACCCTGGCCCCGTACACGGGAGCGGGGCCCCTTATGGGTGCGCCGacccccttctccttccccaaacGGGCGCACCTCCTGTTCCCACCGCCTCGGGAGGAGGGCCTGGGATTCCCCTCTTTCCTCGACCCTGACCGCCACTTCCTGTCGGCCTTCCGCCGGGAGGAGCCCATGCGGATGCCCGGCGGAGCCCTGGAGCCGCACGCGGGGCTGCGGCCTCTGGCGCGGCGGCTGGACGCcgaggcgggcgcggggggcgagCTCGCCGGCCCGCGGGCCTTCTTCCAGGCCCGGCACCTGGAGATGGACGCCTTCAAGCGGCACAGCTTCGCAGCCGCCGACGGCTCGGGCGCCGTGGAGAACTTCGCGGCCGCTCGGCAGGTGTCGCGGCAGACGTTCCTCAGCCACGGCGACGACCTGCGCTTTCAGACCAGCCACTTCCAACGAGACCAGCTGTACCAGCAGCACTACCAGTGGGAGCCGCAGCTTGCGCCCGCGCGCCCGCAGGGCCTGTTCGAGAAGCTGCGTGCCGGCCGCCCGGGCTTCACCGAGCACGACGACTTGGCCCTGGGGCTCGGGCCGCGCTTCCCCGAGCTCGGCCCCGACGGACACCAGCGGCTGGACTACGTGCCGTCCAGCGCCTCACGCGAGGTGCGCCACGGCTCGgaccccgccccgggccccgcgccccgcggcctgGAGCCCAGCGGGGCCCTGCGCGCCAACCTGGGCCAGCGCTTCCCGTGCCAGGCGGCGGCGAGGCCGGGTCCCGAGGCGGCGCCCGACACGGAGCAGGAGCGCAGGGGCGGGCCcgaggggcgggcggggctgcGGCACTGGCGCCTCGCCTCCTACCTGAGCGGCTGCCATGGCGACGACGCGGGCGACGAGGGCCTGCCCGCGCCCATGGACGCCGAGGCATACGAGGACGACGTGCTGGGCTGCGCCGGCCGGCCAAGTCCCGGGGACCTGCTGCCCTCAGCCACCCGCGTGCCCGCGGCATTCCCGGCCAAGGGCCTGGAGCCCTGCTCCGGCCGCGGGGACAGCCCCGAGCGCGAGAcgctggaggaggcagggctggccaAGCAGGACTCCTTCCGCTCGCGCCTGAACCCGCTGATCCAGCGCAGCTCGCGCCTGCGCTCCTCCCTGATCTTCAGCGCCTCGCCGGCCGAGGGCGCGGGTGGGGCTCCAGCAGCCGCCACCGAGAGGGCGCAGCTGCTGCACAAGGAGCAGGCGGTCAGCGAGACGCTGGGTCCCGGGGGCGAGGCCACGCGCTCCGCCACTTCCACCAAGGTGGCCGAGCTCCTGGAGAAGTACAAGGGCCCCGCGCGAGATGCGGGAGCGGTGGGGGCCGCGGTCGCGGTCGCCAGCCACAGCAAGGCTGTTGTGTCCCAGGCGTGGCGGGAGGAGGTGGTGGCGCCGGGTGGGGGAAGCGAGCGCCGCAGCCTGGAGAGCTGCCTGCTGGACCTGCGCGACTCCTTTGCCCAGCGGCTGCACCAGGAGGCCGAGAGGCAGCCGGGGGCCGCCACGCTGACTGCCACGCAGCTGCTGGACACGCTGGGCCGCGGCGGCACCGACCGGCTGCCCTCCCGCTTCCTCTCCGCCCAGGGCCGCCCCGGTTCCCCACAAGGGCGGGACAGCCCCCCCCCAGAGGGGCCGCGCCAGGCACCTCACCCTGAGCCCAAGGGGAGCCCCGCCTCTGCCTACCCGGAGCGGAAAGGGAGCCCCACCTCGGCCTTCCCGGAGCGCCGGGCCAGCCCGGTGCCCCCCGTGCCCGAGCGCCGGGCCAGCCCAGTGCCCCCCGTGCCCGAGCGCCGGGCCAGCCTCACCCTTACCTTCGCCGAGGAGTCCGCCAAGACCGGCACCGCGGAGGAGTCGGCGGGCGGCCCCATGGAGGTGCTGCGCAAGGGCTCCCTGCGCCTCCGCCAGCTGCTGAGCCCCAAGGGGGAGCGGCGCGCAGAGGAAGACGGCGGCTTCCCGGCGCCGCAGGAGAACGGGCAGCCCGAGAGCCCCCGGCGGCCGTCGCTGGGCCGGGCCGACAGCACCGAGGCTGCTGCCGCTGCGGACGAGCGGGGCCCGCGGGCGCGCACGGCCTCTGCCACAGCCAACGCCTTGTACAGCAGCAACCTGCGGGATGACACGAAAGCCATTCTGGAGCAGATCAGCGCCCACGGCCAGAAACACCGCGCGgtcccggcccccgccccgggcctggCTCACAGCAGCCCTGAACTGGGCCGATCCCCCACCGCTGGCGGCCTGGCCCCTGACATGTCCGACAAGGACAAATGCTCTGCCATCTTCCGCTCGGACAGCCTGGGGACGCAGGGGAGGCTGAGCCGCACCCTGCCCGCCAGCGCTGAGGACCGCGACCGGCTGCTGCGCCGCATGGAGAGTATGCGCAAGGAGAAGCGCGTCTACAGCCGCTTCGAGGTCTTCTGCAAAAAGGAAGAGGCCGGAGGcccgggggcaggggagggcccaGCAGAGGAGGACACCAGGGACAGCAAGGTGGGCAAGTTCATGCCCAAGATCCTGGGCACCTTCAAAAGCAAGAAGTGA
- the LOC125752383 gene encoding uncharacterized protein LOC125752383 isoform X1, which yields MPLRPALGSTVCPSQVPCPRLLLPQSVPEPLPASFWSSSSPSLLLHDPIFLVSRVALSFINSFSKHPETPQHRRSQHTGMRRMSSKKADPKAASEKWLTSLPGAKPGAAAGESDPRSSTDLGRPLCSCQGCAQETLPSESGFQEISELGSGAHTPRASPTALTAPPGKPGQTCQPPRKAGQPATRPPEGPEVPPGHLKEARIHHPESSSRLVVLPPTAWTVEAPA from the exons ATGCCCCTTAGGCCTGCCCTGGGGTCAACCGTGTGTCCCAGCCAAGTCCCCTGCCCGAGGCTCCTCCTTCCCCAGTCCGTGCCAGAACCGCTTCCTGCCAGTTTCTGGTCATCTTCCTCCCCGTCCCTCTTGCTACATGATCCCATTTTCTTGGTTTCCAGGGTTGCTCTCAGTTTCATTAATTCCTTCTCCAAACACCCCGAGACACCCCAGCACAGAAGGTCGCAGCACACCGGCATGAG GAGAATGAGCAGCAAGAAGGCAGATCCCAAAGCTGCATCAGAGAAGTGGCTGACATCCCTCCCCGGAGCTAAGCCGGGTGCCGCTGCTGGGGAGTCTGACCCCCGCTCCAGCACGGACTTGGGACGCCCTCTCTGCAGCTGCCAGGGATGCGCTCAGGAGACCCTTCCCTCTGAGAGTGGCTTTCAGGAGATCTCTGAGCTGGGCTCGG GGGCCCACACGCCCCGGGCCTCCCCCACCGCACTGACTGCCCCTCCAGGGAAGCCAGGACAGACCTGCCAGCCACCCAGGAAGGCGGGCCAGCCGGCCACGCGGCCCCCCGAGGGCCCAGAGGTCCCCCCAG GACATCTTAAGGAGGCCCGGATTCATCACCCCGAGAGCTCCTCCCGCCTGGTGGTTTTGCCTCCCACCGCCTGGACCGTCGAGGCCCCCGCGTGA
- the LOC125752383 gene encoding uncharacterized protein LOC125752383 isoform X2, producing the protein MPLRPALGSTVCPSQVPCPRLLLPQSVPEPLPASFWSSSSPSLLLHDPIFLVSRVALSFINSFSKHPETPQHRRSQHTGMRRMSSKKADPKAASEKWLTSLPGAKPGAAAGESDPRSSTDLGRPLCSCQGCAQETLPSESGFQEISELGSGHLKEARIHHPESSSRLVVLPPTAWTVEAPA; encoded by the exons ATGCCCCTTAGGCCTGCCCTGGGGTCAACCGTGTGTCCCAGCCAAGTCCCCTGCCCGAGGCTCCTCCTTCCCCAGTCCGTGCCAGAACCGCTTCCTGCCAGTTTCTGGTCATCTTCCTCCCCGTCCCTCTTGCTACATGATCCCATTTTCTTGGTTTCCAGGGTTGCTCTCAGTTTCATTAATTCCTTCTCCAAACACCCCGAGACACCCCAGCACAGAAGGTCGCAGCACACCGGCATGAG GAGAATGAGCAGCAAGAAGGCAGATCCCAAAGCTGCATCAGAGAAGTGGCTGACATCCCTCCCCGGAGCTAAGCCGGGTGCCGCTGCTGGGGAGTCTGACCCCCGCTCCAGCACGGACTTGGGACGCCCTCTCTGCAGCTGCCAGGGATGCGCTCAGGAGACCCTTCCCTCTGAGAGTGGCTTTCAGGAGATCTCTGAGCTGGGCTCGG GACATCTTAAGGAGGCCCGGATTCATCACCCCGAGAGCTCCTCCCGCCTGGTGGTTTTGCCTCCCACCGCCTGGACCGTCGAGGCCCCCGCGTGA